In Gossypium arboreum isolate Shixiya-1 chromosome 6, ASM2569848v2, whole genome shotgun sequence, the following are encoded in one genomic region:
- the LOC108485323 gene encoding serine/threonine-protein phosphatase 7 long form homolog, with the protein MGKPAILEIRGHLQAIGFLHVSRMFKGCKLDLALISTLVERWRPKTHTLHLSCDECTITLNDVVLQIGLLMDGPVITGSMIVPSKVGLCESLLGKVPDKFKSGRISINWLKDNFDELPENRTEEVIEQYARAYIMRLIGGILMSDKSQNLVHIKWQLHLMDFNECEKLSWRSVVLSILFREMCRATILSAASIGGCLLMLQAWVWWRLLFLHPKVTDLYMFPLVTRSVGQSIDVGRQCAIGSVHDGGNALIGLGVMAAWVEATNSTTIARLEGVVQGGHAGEGQ; encoded by the exons ATGGGAAAGCCTGCTATCCTTGAAATTCGTGGCCACTTGCAAGCGATTGGATTTTTACATGTGTCTCGCATGTTCAAAGGCTGTAAACTCGATTTGGCACTAATCAGCACGTTGGTAGAAAGAtggaggcccaaaacacacactTTACACCTTTCATGTGACGAGTGTACAATCACACTCAATGACGTAGTGCTACAAATCGGTCTGTTGATGGATGGGCCAGTCATCACGGGATCAATGATCGTTCCAAGTAAAGTGGGCCTCTGTGAATCACTATTGGGAAAGGTCCCGGACAAGTTCAAAAGTGGTCGGATATCGATTAATTGGTTGAAGGATAATTTTGACGAGCTTCCTGAAAATCGAACGGAGGAGGTCATAGAACAATATGCCCGAGCATACATCATGAGGTTAATTGGGGGCATTTTAATGTCAGACAAATCTCAAAATTTGGTGCACATAAAGTGGCAATTACATCTAATGGACTTCAATGAGTGCGAAAAACTAAGTTGGAGATCTGTCGTTTTGTCCATATTATTCCGGGAGATGTGTAGGGCCACGATACTGAGTGCAGCGTCAATTGGTGGTTGCCTGCTCATGCTGCAGGCATGGGTTTGGTGGCGATTACTATTTTTACATCCCAAGGTGACCGACCTATACATGTTCCCGTTGGTGACGAG AAGTGTTGGACAATCAATAGATGTGGGACGCCAATGTGCCATTGGTAGTGTACACGATGGTGGAAACGCACTAATCGGGTTGGGTGTTATGGCAGCCTGGGTGGAGGCAACAAATTCCACCACCATTGCAAGACTTGAAGGAGTTGTACAAGGTGGACATGCAGGGGAAGGACAATAA